In Synergistales bacterium, the genomic stretch GCTCGCTGTGGTCGGCAACCTCAACGGCCTCGCCATGCGGCGCTGGACGGCCCGGCAGACAGAAGAGGAGGTCCGGCACGCCATCGAGAGAGGCGGACCCGGCGGAGGATTCGTCCTGTCGGACCACCACGGCGAGCTGCCCTTCCAGGTGCCCGATGAGGTGCTTTTTGGGATCTCCGAGGCTGTCCGGAGGTGGGGTTTCTATCCGCTGCAGACCAACCCAGGGACTGCGCAGGAACGATGAGCATGACGGCAGAGCCGGAGAGCCCCGAGATGATCATCCTGGTCTGCGAGCATTTCTTCGGTGAAGCGGAGGCCGCCCTCGCCAGACTGGAGCTGGATGACATACGCTGTATCCCTTTCCCGGCACGCTGCGGCAGGCCACCCCTCTCGCGGGAGGAGGTGGACCGCATCGTCGGCGAGTGCGGTCATCCCGCACAGATAGTCATCATCGGCAGCTGCTGCCTCGAGGGACTGGAACAATCCCTGCCGGCCGGGCACTCCTGCACCATTGTGCAATCAGCCACATGTTTCGAGATGATCGCCGGAAAGACCTTCGTCGAAAACCAGCTGCGGCAGGGAGGATTTCTCGCCACGCCGGGCTGGCTCGCCCACTGGCGGGAGTGGATCGACACAAATGGATTCGACCAGACAAGGGCCAGGGAGTTTTTCAAGGAGTCCATCAACGGCATCGTTCTTCTCGACACGGGGATCGACGGTGAGGCAAACCGGCACCTCTGGGATTTCGCCGCCTTCGTGGACCAACCAGCCATCACGATCGCCGAGGGAATCGACTTCTTCACCGTCTTTCTCCACCAGCGCATCCTCCTGGGACGGCAACAGATCTCCGAAGATCATCAGCGCCTGCAACGTCAGGAGCAGGCCGATTTCGCCATGGTGCTGGACCTTCTGAGCGACCTGCCCAAAGCAACCACGGAACAGGAAGCCTTTGATAAGACCGCCGCTGTATTCGCGATGCTCTTTGCGCCATCTCATATCCGCTACGTGGAGATCGAGAAGGAGAACGCACCGCAGGTCTGGCTGCTCGAAGGTGCTCAAACGGCCGAAGGGAGAGAAGCGGCCATCGAACGGGTGCGGCAGGTCACTCGAGCGGGCGCAACGAACAAAGAGGCCCATGGCTTCACACTGCGCCTTGCCGGCCGTGGAGAGGGCCTCCGCGGTCTGGATGTCCAGGGGGTCACCTTCCCACAATATATCGACCGGTACATCCAAATCGCCCAGCTTGTCGCCAACGTCTGCGGCATGGCTATCGACAATGCCCGGAGCTACGAACGCCTCATGGAAAACCAGGACCGGCTGCGGACACTGGCCACAACGGACAGCCTTACCGGAATCGCCAACCGGGGCCATTTTATGCAACAAACAGAACTGGAGATCCAGCGCGCCGGCCGGTACGGTTCGGCCTTCTCTCTTTTGAGCCTGGACGTGGACAATTTCAAACAGATCAACGACACCTATGGACACCCCACTGGAGACAGGGTCCTGCAAGAACTGGCCGCCCTATTCAAAAACAACCTCCGAGCAAACGACTACCTTGGACGGATCGGCGGGGAGGAATTCGCAGTCTGTGCCGTCGAGACCTCTCTGGACGGGGGCCGCGAGATTGCCGAGCGCATACGGAAGGATGTCGCCGGTCACGCCTTCGAGAGCTGTGCGGACAGAATAGGCTGCACTGTCAGCATCGGCGTGACCGCCTATCACGGAGGGGATGATACCCTGGCACAAATGCTGAAACGCGCCGACACAGCGCTCTATCAAGCCAAGGAGGAGGGGCGCAACCGGGTCGCCGTCAAGTGACGACGAGGGGCACCGCCTCGACGCAGATCCCGCAACGGGTGGGCGTTTCTTGCTCAACGGAAAGCCTGAGACATGGAAGGAGGGCGGTTCGGTCACTGTAGTGGTTTGTCCCGGTACAGAAGAAACTAGTCGACAGCGCCGGTAAAGAGACCGCCCTGACCGTCGCAGGAACAGGCGACGCTGTTCTTTCCGTTCTGCTTGGCGCGGTAGAGCATCCGGTCCGCCTCGTCGAGCAGTGCGGTGCAGCTGGGGGTGTGTTCGCCGTAGATGGCCACACCGAAGGAGGCGGAGACGGAGAGGCCGCCGCCGTCCCAGGGAATCCGGCGGGAAGCGATGGCACGCCGGAGCGTGTCTATCTTGGCGGCGTGGAGCTTCAGGGTTTCCCACCTGGACCGCCGGACACTCTCCAGAAGCACCACCAGGAATTCGTCTCCGCCGTAGCGGCCGAGGTAGTCCGTCTTCCGGACGCCCTTCCGGATGACCTCGACAACCTCCACAAGCAACCGGTCTCCCGCCAGATGCCCGCAGGTATCGTTGATCTCCTTGAGATGATCCACGTCGAGCATGGTGAGCGTAAAGGTGGTTCCGCTGCGTTTCGTCCGGTCTATCTCGTTGCGGAGGCGCTCCAGCATATACCGTCTGTTGAACACGCCAGTCAGCTCGTCGGTGCGGGAAAACTCCACGATCTGCTGCCGCTGTTCTTCAAGCTTCCGCTCCATCTCGGCCTTCTCGATGGCCTGTCGGACGGTTGCCTTCACCGCCGTCTTCCGCAGCCGTTCCTTCACCAGATAGTCGGCGGCACCCGATTTCATGCCCTCGATGATCACGGAGGGGTCCGTCTCGCCGGTGATCATGACCACCGGGATATGCGCCGTCGCAGCATCCGCTTTCAGTCGCCGCAATACCTCGATGCCCTTTTTCCCGGCAAGATGGTAGTCAATCATGATGCAGTCGGGGCGGTGGCGTTCGGTCAATGCGCCGACATCGCTGCTTCCATCGTCATAGAGCGCCCGGTACTCGGGACCGGCATAGCGGGCGAGTATCCTGAAGTCGTCATCATTGTCGTCGATGATCAGGATCGGTCGGCTCTCCATGGGCGCCACTCCTCTACGACAGCACGCTGCATCAAAACAAGAAACCGCAAAGTCATTATACCATTGCCGTTTCCCGCAGGACATTGCTCATCAGGGTCGCTTCGCCAGAAAGATCCAGAAGTCCTCGATGTCCAGGATCGCCTTGACGAACGCCGACGGTTCTATGGGTTTTTCCACGTAGCTGTTGGCCTCCAGGGCGTAGGCCCGCTCCACATCCTCCTGCCGGCTTGAGGCCGTCAGGACCACCACGGGGATCTTCTTGATCTCCGGCAGCCTCAGACGCATCCGGAGGAAGTCAAAACCGTTCATGATCTCCATGTTCAGGTCAAGCAGGATCAGCTGCACCCGGGATGGTTCCCTTTTGTGCAGATAGTCCAGCGCCTCCTTCCCGTTGGAGACATAGTCGAAGCTGTTGCCGATCTTGCCTTTCCTGAAGGCCCTTTTGATCATCAGGATATCGTCGTCGTTGTCTTCGACGACAAGGACGGATTTCGCTTCCATCTGTCACGTCTCCTCCGACTGGTGCAGATCCTTGCTGATGGTAAAGGCCATCGTCGTTCCCTCTCCAGGC encodes the following:
- a CDS encoding diguanylate cyclase, which produces MTAEPESPEMIILVCEHFFGEAEAALARLELDDIRCIPFPARCGRPPLSREEVDRIVGECGHPAQIVIIGSCCLEGLEQSLPAGHSCTIVQSATCFEMIAGKTFVENQLRQGGFLATPGWLAHWREWIDTNGFDQTRAREFFKESINGIVLLDTGIDGEANRHLWDFAAFVDQPAITIAEGIDFFTVFLHQRILLGRQQISEDHQRLQRQEQADFAMVLDLLSDLPKATTEQEAFDKTAAVFAMLFAPSHIRYVEIEKENAPQVWLLEGAQTAEGREAAIERVRQVTRAGATNKEAHGFTLRLAGRGEGLRGLDVQGVTFPQYIDRYIQIAQLVANVCGMAIDNARSYERLMENQDRLRTLATTDSLTGIANRGHFMQQTELEIQRAGRYGSAFSLLSLDVDNFKQINDTYGHPTGDRVLQELAALFKNNLRANDYLGRIGGEEFAVCAVETSLDGGREIAERIRKDVAGHAFESCADRIGCTVSIGVTAYHGGDDTLAQMLKRADTALYQAKEEGRNRVAVK
- a CDS encoding diguanylate cyclase produces the protein MESRPILIIDDNDDDFRILARYAGPEYRALYDDGSSDVGALTERHRPDCIMIDYHLAGKKGIEVLRRLKADAATAHIPVVMITGETDPSVIIEGMKSGAADYLVKERLRKTAVKATVRQAIEKAEMERKLEEQRQQIVEFSRTDELTGVFNRRYMLERLRNEIDRTKRSGTTFTLTMLDVDHLKEINDTCGHLAGDRLLVEVVEVIRKGVRKTDYLGRYGGDEFLVVLLESVRRSRWETLKLHAAKIDTLRRAIASRRIPWDGGGLSVSASFGVAIYGEHTPSCTALLDEADRMLYRAKQNGKNSVACSCDGQGGLFTGAVD
- a CDS encoding response regulator: MEAKSVLVVEDNDDDILMIKRAFRKGKIGNSFDYVSNGKEALDYLHKREPSRVQLILLDLNMEIMNGFDFLRMRLRLPEIKKIPVVVLTASSRQEDVERAYALEANSYVEKPIEPSAFVKAILDIEDFWIFLAKRP